The nucleotide window CACGGTGTCCTTTGTGGCTCTTGGAGTACTGACCCTCTGCAAGTTCTATCTTCAGGGATATCGTGCTTTTATAAATGACCCAGTTATGAACAGGTGAGGACTTATATTTTAggtcaattaaaaatatttagcctTTCAGGTCATATATGTGAGGCGTGTTCCACATAGTATCCATTTATTTTGATTaccgttgttttttttttaccattattcgttattttttttaccatcggTTGTCTGTAGTTTAATTTGTTATTAATCTGAGTACTGTGACtgagctctttttttttctttatactcgGATGAATGGGTTTTTGTTCCATGAGACCCATAAAGCCAAACAGATTATTGAACAGGTTGAGATCTATCAAATCATATTTATGTTTgccaaattttgaaaatattttttggcatcTGATATTAGTACATATGTTTCCAATATTGTCTTTGGTTGACGTGTGaagttctaaaaaaataatttgattctCCTATTTCAGGGGAATGACAGAAGGGGTGACGTTGTTGATCCTAGCTGTGCAGACGGGACTGATCGAGTTACAAGTGGTCCATCGAGCGTTCCTTCTCAGCATCATTTTGTTCATTGTGGTGGCTTCCATATTGCAGTCCATGCTGGAGATAGCTGACCCCATTGTCCTTGCTCTGGGAGCTTCACGTGACAAGTAAGTGGTGTGTGGCACTTTTTCTTCTTGGCACCAGGTGATTCTAAGcgttaaagtttattttatttttttttccttcccctaTAGGAGTCTATGGAAGCATTTCCGTGCTGTCAGCTTATGCTTGTTCCTCCTGGTTTTCCCTTCCTATATGGCTTATATGATCTGTCAGTTCTTCCACATGGACTTCTGGCTCCTGATCATCATATCCAGTAGCATACTAACTTCTCTTCAGGTACAGCCAAAATAAGCAGATATATACCGAGGTTAATTTTTCATTAGCTTTGAAGCTTACCCATCAGACCAGCTTTAACTTCTCCTTTCCTCAACAGGTTCTCGGCACTCTTTTCATCTATGTCTTATTTATGATTGAGGAGTTCCGCAAGGAGCCTGTAGAGAACATGGATGATGTAATTTACTATGTGAATGGCACTTACCGTCTGCTGGAGTTCCTGGTAGCACTATGTGTTGTGGCCTATGGAGTCTCTGAGACAGTGTTTGGCGAGTGGACAGTAATGGGTTCTATGATTATCTTCATACACTCATATTACAACGTTTGGCTGCGGGCACAACTCGGCTGGAAGAGTTTTCTCCTTCGAAGGGATGCTGTGAATAAAATCAAATCCTTACCAGTTGCCACAAATGAACAACTGGAGCAACACAATGACATCTGTTCCATTTGCTATCAGGTGTGGAGGATATATGTACATGTGTTTATCGCCTGTCACTGTGGGATTTATGTGAGGACCAAAATAATAAGTCTTCCAACTAagttaattttccttttaaagatttatatttggcTCCTTCTTTAGCTTTGCTTCTAACTTCACACACTGTTTAGATTTCTTTCTAAGTGGAactatgggggaggggggggggggtgacaaaTGTGATGCAGTTTATTCCTAGATTTATTATGGCACTGGACAGGctgacactttattttattttgtctactCTGGAGGTTTTCCCACTTTCTCTCCTGAATGACAGGATGTAAAGTGAACAGGAATCTATTATAAACCTGTCCACCAATGGGTAATGCAGATCTGGACCAATTAAAGTATATACCCTCTTAGCTGtctttagaacagtggtccccattAGAAGGTTTCCCTTCAGTTTGTTGTGGGAACAACTCTAAGAGTTTGTATTTCTTTCTCAGTAACAATGGGAAATAGTAGAAAATGATAAGCAAATCTCCCCAGTGAGGGCACAGGCAGTCAGCAGATCTAACCCTtccccatacaaaaaaaaaaacaaaaaacattttttgcccaCACATGCACtttgggctcaatttataaaactgaAAATCTGATGTTCCCTCAAACTTTTCCtagtggaaatcaattactgccatcgaaacacatggacctaaatATGTTTGAAGAACATTCCATGTACTTTAAGTAAAGCTTTGTGATACTTTGACACAGTATAGATGCAAGAAGTAAGATGAATGCACAGGCCAAAAACCTTATTAGATTGTACAATGGTTTCATAAACAAATAGGGGAATATTTGCGTAGTGCCTGCTAAAAATTGTTTGATATATTGACATGATTTTACATGTGCTCTAttgcaagttatttttaaataacatttttggattttactAGAACCCATAGGCCCTTCTTCCGACACACACACACTTAGACTAAGGTAATGATTACCTCTCCCAAACCAGGCTATACTTTCCTGCAAAGTGGTCTGCTGCTCAGACATCATAAAGTGGAAAGGCAATAGGATGTTAATACAGGAGCAGCACAACACTGAACTTTTACTAGCTGGGCTTTATACACTACAGGTGGCTGCTTCCGTTTAGCCCAATTTAGAGGGCCTGGAAGCACTGaactatttttttcagtaaatttagtttatttctaatattaaaacattaattaaaactatattaaaattaaatttagtttatttctaGCTGAATAGATTTATAGTAACTTTAAccttaaattttcttttcttgtgtagGACATGAATTCGGCAGTCATCACTCCTTGTAGCCATTTTTTCCATGCTGGATGCCTTAAAAAATGGTTGTACGTACAAGAGACCTGTCCATTATGTCATTGCCAGTTAAAGTCCTTATCTCAGCAGTCGGGAGGGGATCCTGGCATGTCAACAAGTCCAGCTTCTGATGCCAACAACCTTAACCCACAACCAGATGGACTGCCTGGGGCACAAGAAGTGGCATCTCCCCCAGTAAATGAACCAAAGCAGGGCCCTGAGGAACCAGAGCTTGCAAAAGATGTACATTCAGTGGGGGTCAGTTCAGAACAGACAGGGGAGCACTTGTGTACCCTGTGCACAAATTCTGAAAGACTAAACAGTGAGTTTCTTGGGGAAGCATCAAGCCAAATGCAGGATGAGGATTTACAAGAGGAGCTTTGCCCCCTCAAAATCTGATCTCCCTTTTTTTGCTTGCTGGAACTTTTTCATTACGAAGCCAAACCCCATCCCTACCACATGCAGCATTTTGCAACTCCTGGAGAGAACTTTAGCACTGACACTCATCAAGGTGTATGCAAGAGTTtttcatgtgactttttttttttttgtttgttactttttttattttccagtgccGAAGTTAAAGCATAACAAAACTATTCTTTCTAGCCACTGCCGATGGATAGAGGACTCCGCTTATTTTGCTGGGTGCTTTTGATTAcaggattttttgttttccttttttttttttttctctttgtgttggtctagtttttgttctttttctcagTGGGTTATGTTTTTCTAAGAGttccaaatttatttttccagccTCCTAGGATTTGATATCATTGCCGTTTACATTGACCAGCCTTGGACAAACTAACGTAGTAGTCAAGAACCAATCAGTTTAAGGGCCAGCTGGCAACAGTAAGCCAAAAAATCTAGGCCCTGTTACGTGGGATTTGTCCAGCTGAggcataaacatatttttcaggATTGATTCAAGCATGGGGGGTAATGTTTATTCCAGCTGTGTGATTTATTTGGAGAAGATGCTGCACGcttgcatgctcacttgcttgcacTCGAAGTAAACACAGTCGGGGAATGAAAGGGGGCAGGGCATCAATGACCTCCAAATTTGGTGGCTCctacttttctcctttttatttttttctttccttttctttttgtttcttgctGTTGTATTGTGTGAATGTTCTGATCAGCCCTTATATGAAGTATATATGAAGTTCAGGTGATCACTGTTGTGGGATGAACTTCACTGCACAGAAGGGGCTGAAGAACCTCATTATTGCGctccaaaatatgaaaaaaacaatctaCAGTGTTAATGGcaatatttgcactttttttgaaaatgagtACATATTTCTTGTGTATGATCAAATTCCGCAAATGCCATACTAAGGCTTTTAGTAGACATAGCActttgtgtaatttttatttttatttttttttttgccctaaaaaGAAGGTTGTGTTAGATTTTTACACTGACATGGCTTTAGGTggataaaaacatacaaaaaagtcaatttttttatgtgaattttgatataaaatgaaaaaaatttagaaaaaccaTTATTTATACTTTGTGCACATTTGGCCGTAAAGGGAAAAAGTGGAAAAGATTATTCTAATGAAAGCGTGACATTTCTGAGttaatttcatttgcttttttttattttatttttttttttatttgtggtacGTTTGGATGTAGACTGACAGACATAGCTGAATgtcttaataaattatatttaatcatGTACTGTCCTGGTGTTTCTATGTTCTTTTAGTGAGTTGTGATTCGAGACCTATATTCACAAAGTCATGTGATGTGTTTTAGATTAATTTACTGAGCTGCAGAAGTATTTTGCCTAACAAATATTTACTCGGCACTTTCACTAAAATCATATGGGTGTAAGATCTAACTTGAATATGTTAATAAACATTCTCCCAAGCAGCCAAAATTTTGCACAAAACCAGGCTGTCATTGGCAATTTGGGTCCCCACTGATAATCTGAAACTAGTGACAGACACCTACGGGACACTGACAAAAATGGAAGCTTCAGGAAGCTTTACACTGCCACCTACAGACGAAATTATAATTTAGGAAAATAGATTTCTTTGTACATATGAAATAAGTCCTAAATATTAGGTATGCTATTTCATTGTAATTACCAAACACATGCCAACATTACTAAACATAGCCTGACTTTTGTTTATGAAACAATAATATCATCTTTATATCAGGGTACAAGGGTTTATTAAGGGACGACTGCTTTTCAGGTCTACTTTGGATCATCAGAGATGCCACTGGTGTCAGGAGTAGTCATTTTCCTGAGAAAATgtgaaaacctggaatgtgtaTTTACTGGTTTATTGCTGTATGTCCCCACTGGGCTTCTTTAGAGTTCATGACATGTTCACTA belongs to Pyxicephalus adspersus chromosome 2, UCB_Pads_2.0, whole genome shotgun sequence and includes:
- the RNF145 gene encoding RING finger protein 145 produces the protein MGAKEKLEAMLNVALRVPSIMLLDVLYRWDVSSFFQQIQRSNLNKHPLFQYKYLALNMHYVGYILSVVLLTLPRQHLAQLYLYFITALLLYTGHQISRDYVRSELESGYEGPMHLEPLSMNRFLTALVGQLVVCTLCSCVMKTKQIWLFSAHMLPLLARLCLVPMETIVVINKFAMIFTGLEVLYFLASNMLVPFNLAKSAYRELVQVVEVYGLLALGMSLWNQLVVPVLFMVFWLVLFALQIYTYFSTRDQPTSRERLLFLFLTSIAECCSTPYSLLGLVFTVSFVALGVLTLCKFYLQGYRAFINDPVMNRGMTEGVTLLILAVQTGLIELQVVHRAFLLSIILFIVVASILQSMLEIADPIVLALGASRDKSLWKHFRAVSLCLFLLVFPSYMAYMICQFFHMDFWLLIIISSSILTSLQVLGTLFIYVLFMIEEFRKEPVENMDDVIYYVNGTYRLLEFLVALCVVAYGVSETVFGEWTVMGSMIIFIHSYYNVWLRAQLGWKSFLLRRDAVNKIKSLPVATNEQLEQHNDICSICYQDMNSAVITPCSHFFHAGCLKKWLYVQETCPLCHCQLKSLSQQSGGDPGMSTSPASDANNLNPQPDGLPGAQEVASPPVNEPKQGPEEPELAKDVHSVGVSSEQTGEHLCTLCTNSERLNSEFLGEASSQMQDEDLQEELCPLKI